CGAATAACACAACAACTACTCCCTGTTGGACGCAAATTACATTATCCCAtaatctccataactagaacaagaacataaataattgagtagaaatattaacgcacttgttttgggatccattgttcttgaagcggaagtgGAAAACtgatgttccacgcgcaagtccttctcctctgtTGTCCTCCCTATCACTGGTTCAATGAGACGTCCCTTCACTTTTTAGCGCTAGGTAAACGCCCCATACTTGACTTGAGTATTATTTATAAAGTTTACAACCAGGCTCCCTTATTacgggccaagctcaacttGGCTCACACTAGTCAttctcatattagactaattaagaaaccttctatctcaccttagactaACCCCGTTTTACAATAACCGTAAAaaggtaaattacaatatcaattaatgtagtccacattaggaaaactcttacactCCCTTCTTCCAATTTAAAGACGGATCTATTTTGCAGGCAATTCTACTTCAAGGCAAAGAAACTCTGGACCTTGCCTATGCCTACGACTTCTATTGTAATGGTAATTGCAACTCTTACCTCTTTGCCATTTTCATCGTCCAATTTGACGGTATTGGCTTAATTGCTAAGTACGATATTCCACAAGTAGTGTGGTCTGGCAAGCGACACAATCTTGTAAGGATCGGTGTGACATTGGAGCTCATGTCCAAAGGTGACTTGGTGTTGAAGGATGCTGATGGCACAGTTGCTTGGTCCACAAACACTTTTGCAAAGTCCGTTGTAGACTTGAATTTGATAGACTTGGGCAACCTTATGTTGTTTGATAAAGACAATGCAACCATTTGGCAGTCCTTTGATCACCCAATCGACTCACTTGTCCTCAGAAAAAAGTTGAGGCAAGGGCAAAGATTGATGTTGAGTGTTTCCGAGACAAATTGGACCGTTGACAGTATGATTAAGCTTTCCGTGAATGGCAATGGTTTATTTGCTCAAGTGGAGACTAATCCTCCTCAAAGATATGTCAAGAGTAATGGCCCATCTTGGAATGCAAGCATTGAGTTTTTATATGTTGAGTTTGTAAATGGAAGCTTGTCTAGGTTCTCAAATTCTACCTCGAGTTGGAGTTTGATTTCAATCCCTCAAGCATCTTCTGCACAATACATGAAGTTGGGTTCGAATGGGCATTTGACAATGTATGATTGGTTATATGGTTTTAAAGAAGATCTTTTCAAAAAGTATCTTAACGACTGTGACTATCCGACTGTGTGTGGACAATATGAAATTTGCTCCAATGGTCAATGTAGTTGTCCGACTTCGAGTTGGGGGATGAGCTATTTCCAACGAGTAGATGATAGTCGGCCTAATCTTGGGTGCTCCAAAAATGTTCCATTGTCTTGTGGGGCTTCACAACAACAAAGTCTTTTGGAGCTCGAAAATGTCACCTATTTCAGTTTCACTCCAAATCTCGAGGACATAGATGCTTCAAGTTGTAAAGAGGCCTACGCAAAGAACGTTCATGCAAAACAGCTACATTTCAGTATGAATCGGATCGCATTAGCAGCAGTTGTTACTTACCAACTCATGTGTTTTCACTTATAAACGTTCACGGGGAAACATTTTTCTATAATTCTACTACTTACCTTAAAATACAAAATGTGGCCAATGAAGCTCCTTATACTTCGGTAGACACTCGTATGAGCAACCAATCTCCCTGTAATACTTGGGTCTAGCCTTGGAGCTCTCTTTGCCATGACGTTTTTTATCAAAGCCACAATTTTGTTTGTTCAAAAGAGAGATGATAATCAAACAGAGGAGGATTACCTTGATCAAGTACCTGGAATGCCCACTAGATTTGCATACAACGATATGAAAACCATCACAAATGAATTCAGTAAAAAGCTTGGCAAAGGtggttttgattttgttttcgaaaGTACTCTAAGTGACGGCACAAAAGTTGTAGTAAAACGCCTTGATGGTTTCGGGTAGGTTAAGAAATCCTTTA
The sequence above is drawn from the Eucalyptus grandis isolate ANBG69807.140 chromosome 11, ASM1654582v1, whole genome shotgun sequence genome and encodes:
- the LOC120289948 gene encoding EP1-like glycoprotein 2, producing MAKAILLQGKETLDLAYAYDFYCNGNCNSYLFAIFIVQFDGIGLIAKYDIPQVVWSGKRHNLVRIGVTLELMSKGDLVLKDADGTVAWSTNTFAKSVVDLNLIDLGNLMLFDKDNATIWQSFDHPIDSLVLRKKLRQGQRLMLSVSETNWTVDSMIKLSVNGNGLFAQVETNPPQRYVKSNGPSWNASIEFLYVEFVNGSLSRFSNSTSSWSLISIPQASSAQYMKLGSNGHLTMYDWLYGFKEDLFKKYLNDCDYPTVCGQYEICSNGQCSCPTSSWGMSYFQRVDDSRPNLGCSKNVPLSCGASQQQSLLELENVTYFSFTPNLEDIDASSCKEAYAKNVHAKQLHFSMNRIALAAVVTYQLMCFHL